One genomic window of Actinoalloteichus hoggarensis includes the following:
- the upp gene encoding uracil phosphoribosyltransferase, which translates to MDLLVVDHPLAKARLSTMRDARTDSPTFRAALHELTLMLVYEATRNAPVVTERMHTPVARTDGYRLKNPPLLVPVLRAGLGMADQAHQLIPDAQMGFVGLARDEETLQPTPYLESLPADLSGRPVFVLDPMLATGGSMEYTIRLLADRGATDVTALCALAAPEGIERLRAMAAPPRIVTASIDERLNESGFIVPGLGDAGDRQYGAV; encoded by the coding sequence ATGGACCTGCTCGTCGTGGATCATCCGCTGGCCAAGGCCAGGCTCAGCACCATGCGGGATGCCCGCACCGACAGCCCCACCTTCCGGGCGGCACTGCATGAGCTGACCCTCATGCTGGTGTACGAGGCCACCAGGAACGCCCCGGTGGTCACCGAGCGGATGCACACCCCGGTCGCCCGCACGGACGGCTACCGGCTGAAGAACCCGCCGCTGCTGGTGCCGGTGCTCCGCGCGGGCCTCGGCATGGCCGACCAGGCACACCAGCTGATCCCGGACGCGCAGATGGGCTTCGTCGGGCTCGCCAGGGACGAGGAGACCCTCCAGCCGACTCCCTACCTGGAGTCGCTGCCCGCCGACCTTTCCGGCCGCCCGGTGTTCGTGCTCGACCCGATGCTGGCCACCGGCGGATCGATGGAGTACACGATCCGGCTGCTCGCCGATCGGGGCGCCACCGACGTCACGGCGCTGTGCGCGCTGGCCGCGCCGGAGGGCATCGAACGGCTCCGTGCCATGGCGGCGCCGCCCCGGATCGTGACCGCCAGCATCGACGAACGTCTCAACGAGTCGGGCTTCATCGTCCCGGGCCTCGGCGACGCGGGAGACCGGCAGTACGGCGCGGTCTGA
- a CDS encoding DUF397 domain-containing protein, with protein sequence MNSLTSRRKSTRSENGGNCIEVGEAPGVVGIRDTKNRDGGALVVSHADFVDFLDTVKDDRLR encoded by the coding sequence GTGAACAGCTTGACCAGCCGGCGGAAATCGACTCGGTCAGAGAACGGCGGCAACTGCATCGAGGTCGGAGAAGCGCCCGGCGTCGTCGGCATCCGCGACACCAAGAACCGCGACGGCGGGGCCCTCGTCGTCAGTCACGCCGACTTCGTCGACTTCCTCGACACCGTCAAGGACGACAGACTCCGCTGA
- the deoC gene encoding deoxyribose-phosphate aldolase, with product MASPSTTTEASDRTVSALPGDLSDAVRDDAALRRFLHGLPGVDQVGLEQRSAGLATRSIKKAAKLWAIDTAISMVDLTTLEGADTPGKVRSLAAKARRPDSDHPDVPRVAALCVYPDLVEVAVDAVRGTDIGVASVATAFPSGRAHRDVKLADTRHAVAAGATEIDMVIDRGAFLTGRYGQVFEEIQAVKQACGSAHLKVILETGELATYDNVRRASWLALLAGGDFIKTSTGKVSPAATLPVTQLMLQTVRDWHDRTGQLRGVKPAGGIRTTKDAIRHLVAVHEVAGPDWLTPDLFRIGASSLLTDLLMQRRAQRNGHYSGPDYVTVD from the coding sequence ATGGCTTCCCCGTCGACGACGACCGAGGCATCCGATCGGACAGTGAGCGCGCTACCCGGCGACCTGTCCGACGCCGTCCGCGACGACGCCGCACTGCGTCGCTTCCTGCACGGGCTGCCCGGCGTGGACCAGGTCGGGCTGGAACAGCGCTCCGCCGGTCTGGCCACTCGCAGCATCAAGAAGGCCGCCAAGCTGTGGGCGATCGACACCGCCATCAGCATGGTCGACCTCACGACCCTGGAGGGCGCCGACACCCCCGGCAAGGTGCGGTCGCTGGCCGCGAAGGCCCGGCGGCCCGACTCCGACCACCCGGACGTCCCGCGGGTCGCCGCGCTGTGCGTGTACCCCGACCTCGTCGAGGTGGCTGTCGACGCGGTGCGCGGCACCGACATCGGCGTCGCGAGCGTGGCGACCGCCTTCCCGTCCGGCCGCGCCCACCGTGATGTCAAGCTGGCCGACACCCGGCACGCCGTCGCCGCGGGCGCCACCGAGATCGACATGGTGATCGACCGGGGCGCCTTCCTCACCGGGCGCTACGGACAGGTCTTCGAGGAGATCCAGGCCGTCAAGCAGGCCTGCGGCTCCGCGCACCTCAAGGTCATCCTGGAGACGGGCGAGCTGGCCACCTACGACAACGTGCGGCGCGCCTCGTGGCTGGCGCTGCTGGCGGGCGGCGACTTCATCAAGACCTCCACCGGCAAGGTCTCCCCGGCAGCGACGCTGCCCGTCACCCAGTTGATGTTGCAGACCGTGCGGGACTGGCACGACCGCACCGGGCAGCTTCGCGGCGTCAAGCCCGCGGGCGGCATCCGGACCACCAAGGACGCGATCCGGCACCTGGTGGCCGTCCACGAGGTCGCCGGACCGGACTGGCTGACCCCGGACCTGTTCCGCATCGGCGCGTCCAGCCTGCTCACCGACCTGCTCATGCAGCGCCGAGCCCAACGCAACGGCCACTACAGCGGCCCCGACTATGTGACGGTGGACTGA
- a CDS encoding aldehyde dehydrogenase family protein produces the protein MPTFEYAPAPESRDLANLRPSYQMFVDGKFVDGTGRPLKTVNPATEEVLAEVATASPDDVDLAVRAARRAYDRVWGRMPGAERGKYLFRIARLIQERSRELAVLESLDNGKPIKEARDTDVPTAAAHFFHHAGWADKLDYAGYGPEPRPLGVAAQVIPWNFPLLMLAWKIAPALACGNTVVLKPAETTPLTALVFADICRQAELPPGVVNILPGAGDIGAALVAHPDVDKVAFTGSTEVGKEITRTLAGTGRRLTLELGGKAANIVFDDAPLDQAVEGIVNGIFFNQGHVCCAGSRLLVQESVAEELLAKLHTRIATLRVGDPLDKNTDVGAINSREQLDKIVELSDAGDAEGAQRWTSPCPLPDRGLFFAPTVFSEVQQSMRIAKEEIFGPVLSVLTFRTPDEAVAKANNTPYGLSAGVWTEKGSRILWAAQRLRAGVVWANTFNRFDPTAPFGGYRESGFGREGGRAGLEAYLDV, from the coding sequence ATGCCTACCTTCGAATACGCGCCCGCGCCGGAGTCCCGGGACCTGGCGAACCTGCGGCCCTCCTATCAGATGTTCGTCGACGGGAAGTTCGTCGACGGCACGGGCAGGCCGCTCAAGACCGTCAACCCGGCCACCGAGGAGGTGCTGGCCGAGGTCGCCACCGCGTCGCCGGACGACGTCGACCTGGCCGTCCGGGCGGCCCGCCGCGCCTACGACCGGGTGTGGGGCCGGATGCCCGGCGCCGAACGCGGGAAGTACCTGTTCCGGATCGCCCGGCTGATCCAGGAACGCTCCCGGGAACTGGCCGTGCTGGAGAGTCTGGACAACGGCAAGCCGATCAAGGAGGCGCGGGACACCGACGTTCCCACGGCCGCCGCGCACTTCTTCCACCACGCGGGCTGGGCGGACAAGCTCGACTACGCGGGCTACGGGCCCGAGCCGCGTCCGCTGGGCGTCGCCGCGCAGGTCATCCCGTGGAACTTCCCGCTGCTGATGCTGGCGTGGAAGATCGCGCCCGCGCTGGCCTGCGGGAACACCGTGGTCCTCAAGCCCGCCGAGACGACGCCGCTCACCGCGTTGGTGTTCGCCGACATCTGCCGACAGGCGGAGCTGCCGCCGGGCGTGGTCAACATCCTGCCCGGCGCGGGCGACATCGGCGCCGCGCTCGTGGCCCACCCGGACGTCGACAAGGTGGCCTTCACCGGCTCCACCGAGGTCGGCAAGGAGATCACCAGGACGCTGGCGGGCACCGGCAGGCGCCTCACCCTGGAACTCGGCGGCAAGGCCGCCAACATCGTCTTCGACGACGCCCCGCTGGACCAGGCGGTGGAGGGGATCGTCAACGGCATCTTCTTCAACCAGGGGCACGTGTGCTGCGCGGGCTCCCGTCTGCTCGTGCAGGAGTCCGTGGCCGAGGAGCTGCTGGCCAAGCTGCACACCAGGATCGCCACATTGCGCGTCGGCGACCCGCTGGACAAGAACACCGACGTCGGCGCGATCAACTCCCGCGAGCAGCTCGACAAGATCGTCGAGCTCAGCGACGCGGGCGACGCCGAGGGCGCCCAGCGGTGGACCAGCCCCTGTCCGCTGCCCGACCGAGGCCTGTTCTTCGCCCCGACGGTGTTCTCCGAGGTCCAGCAGTCCATGCGGATCGCCAAGGAGGAGATCTTCGGCCCGGTGCTGTCCGTGCTGACCTTCCGCACGCCGGACGAGGCCGTCGCCAAGGCCAACAACACGCCCTACGGGCTGTCCGCCGGGGTCTGGACGGAGAAGGGCTCGCGCATCCTCTGGGCGGCGCAGCGCCTCCGGGCAGGCGTCGTGTGGGCCAACACCTTCAATCGTTTCGATCCCACCGCCCCGTTCGGCGGCTACCGGGAGTCCGGCTTCGGCCGCGAAGGCGGACGCGCAGGTCTGGAGGCCTACCTCGATGTCTAA
- a CDS encoding aldehyde dehydrogenase family protein: MSNRLVSGTAAPRLSVNKTYKLYIGGAFPRSESGRVYEVADSKGAFLANAAHASRKDVRDAVVAARKGFAGWSGATAYNRGQVLYRVAEMLEGRREQFVAEVMAQEGLPIKRATALVEQTIDRWVWYAGWTDKIATVLGASNPVAGPYFSFTVPEPSGVIGILAPQESSLLGLVSVLAPVIATGNTAVLVSSRARPLSAMTLAEVLATSDLPAGVVNILTGSPVELAPWLASHADVNGLDLTGAPEILQPELERAAASTVKRVLHAPGTEPDWTQRPELRRLRTFIEHKTVWHPVGV; encoded by the coding sequence ATGTCTAATCGACTGGTGTCGGGCACCGCAGCCCCCCGGCTGTCGGTGAACAAGACCTACAAGCTCTACATCGGCGGGGCGTTCCCCCGCTCCGAGTCCGGCCGGGTCTACGAGGTCGCCGACTCCAAGGGCGCCTTCCTGGCCAACGCGGCGCACGCCTCCCGCAAGGACGTCCGAGACGCCGTCGTCGCGGCGCGGAAGGGCTTCGCGGGCTGGTCCGGCGCGACCGCCTACAACCGTGGCCAGGTGCTGTACCGGGTCGCGGAGATGCTGGAGGGCAGGCGCGAGCAGTTCGTCGCCGAGGTCATGGCGCAGGAGGGCCTGCCGATCAAGCGGGCGACGGCCCTCGTGGAGCAGACCATCGACCGCTGGGTCTGGTACGCGGGCTGGACCGACAAGATCGCCACCGTCCTCGGGGCGTCGAATCCGGTGGCCGGGCCGTACTTCTCCTTCACCGTGCCCGAGCCCAGCGGCGTGATCGGCATCCTCGCGCCGCAGGAGTCCTCGCTCCTCGGACTGGTCAGCGTGCTGGCCCCGGTCATCGCCACCGGCAACACGGCCGTCCTGGTCAGCAGCCGCGCCCGGCCGCTGTCCGCGATGACGCTCGCCGAGGTGCTCGCCACGTCCGACCTGCCCGCCGGCGTGGTCAACATCCTCACCGGCAGCCCCGTCGAACTGGCTCCCTGGCTGGCCTCGCACGCCGACGTCAACGGCCTCGACCTCACCGGCGCACCGGAGATCCTTCAGCCGGAGCTGGAACGCGCGGCGGCGAGCACCGTCAAGCGCGTGCTGCACGCGCCCGGCACCGAGCCCGACTGGACGCAGCGCCCGGAACTACGCAGGCTGCGCACCTTCATCGAACACAAGACCGTCTGGCATCCCGTGGGGGTGTGA
- a CDS encoding DMT family transporter, translating into MNSGWIAVIAAGVLEIAWAHSIRLTDGFTRLLPTLVCGVLTVAVLLVLNFAMLTLPVGTAYAVFVGIGATGTALAGMLWLREPVDLVRIAALALIVGGVVLLHVADRAPAAAAG; encoded by the coding sequence ATGAATTCCGGATGGATCGCCGTCATCGCTGCCGGAGTGCTCGAGATCGCCTGGGCACACAGCATCCGGCTCACCGACGGCTTCACCAGGCTCCTGCCCACCCTCGTCTGCGGGGTGCTGACCGTCGCAGTGCTCCTCGTGCTGAACTTCGCCATGCTCACCCTCCCGGTCGGCACCGCCTACGCCGTCTTCGTCGGCATCGGTGCCACCGGCACCGCCCTTGCCGGGATGCTCTGGCTCAGAGAACCGGTAGACCTGGTGCGGATCGCCGCCCTCGCCCTCATCGTGGGCGGCGTGGTCCTGCTGCACGTCGCGGACCGCGCACCCGCGGCAGCCGCGGGCTGA
- a CDS encoding FMN-dependent NADH-azoreductase, with protein sequence MADLLHISASPRGGASRSLALASGFTEAYQDAHPDAHVLRWDLWDGSLPEFGPAAAHAKMANLAGDPLTPDQESAYQKVRDAFARFDAVDRYLFSVPMWNGTVPYILKQFIDVVSQPGLVFEFDPETGYTGLLTGKKAVVLYTSAVWAPGRPPAFGSDFQQPYVENWLRWAGVSELASIRLPAAAGTDDPDVLLRRAHAELAAAAVAL encoded by the coding sequence ATGGCCGACCTGCTGCACATCTCCGCCTCCCCCCGTGGCGGGGCATCACGATCCCTCGCGCTGGCCTCGGGCTTCACCGAGGCGTACCAGGACGCGCACCCCGACGCTCACGTCCTGCGATGGGACCTCTGGGACGGCAGCCTGCCGGAGTTCGGACCGGCTGCGGCGCACGCGAAGATGGCGAACCTCGCAGGAGATCCGCTCACCCCCGACCAGGAGTCCGCCTACCAGAAGGTGAGAGACGCGTTCGCTCGATTCGACGCGGTGGACCGGTACCTGTTCAGCGTGCCGATGTGGAACGGGACCGTGCCCTACATCCTCAAGCAGTTCATCGACGTCGTCTCCCAGCCGGGGCTGGTCTTCGAGTTCGATCCCGAGACCGGCTACACCGGCCTGCTCACCGGTAAGAAAGCCGTCGTCCTCTACACCAGCGCGGTGTGGGCGCCCGGCAGGCCGCCTGCGTTCGGTTCGGACTTCCAACAGCCCTACGTCGAGAACTGGCTGCGCTGGGCGGGAGTCAGTGAACTCGCCTCGATTCGTCTGCCCGCCGCCGCCGGCACGGACGATCCGGACGTCCTGCTGCGCCGAGCGCACGCCGAACTCGCCGCCGCCGCCGTCGCGCTGTGA
- a CDS encoding TetR/AcrR family transcriptional regulator, with translation MARRPSRSDPVPVTITTPGQPTERADAVRNRARALEAASLLFAARGVAGVTMDDIAAEAGLGKGTLYRRFGDKGGLANALLDEREREFQERMLSGPPPLGPGADPAERLAAFAEAYLHLVLDNIDLLEMSETNASGARFRTGAYALWFSHCRILLEDAGAPDPELRADVLLAALSAEQVRHWSEDQERDRHDIAHGLAALAQSLTRGDRSSPRPRR, from the coding sequence ATGGCACGGCGTCCATCGAGGTCCGACCCCGTCCCGGTGACGATCACCACCCCCGGACAGCCGACCGAACGGGCCGATGCGGTGCGAAACCGTGCGCGGGCATTGGAGGCCGCGAGCCTGCTGTTCGCCGCCCGAGGCGTCGCCGGGGTCACGATGGACGACATCGCGGCCGAGGCAGGACTGGGCAAGGGCACCCTGTATCGCCGGTTCGGCGACAAGGGCGGACTGGCCAACGCCTTGCTGGACGAACGCGAGCGCGAATTTCAAGAACGGATGCTTTCCGGCCCGCCGCCACTGGGGCCGGGAGCAGACCCCGCCGAGCGCCTGGCCGCATTCGCCGAGGCCTACCTCCACCTGGTACTGGACAACATCGACCTGCTGGAGATGTCGGAGACCAACGCCTCGGGCGCGCGGTTCCGCACCGGCGCCTACGCGCTCTGGTTCTCGCACTGCCGCATCCTGCTCGAGGACGCGGGCGCTCCCGATCCAGAGCTGCGCGCGGACGTGCTGTTGGCGGCGTTGTCGGCGGAGCAGGTCCGCCACTGGTCCGAAGATCAGGAGCGCGATCGCCACGACATCGCCCACGGCCTCGCCGCCCTTGCCCAGTCTCTGACCCGGGGCGATCGCTCTTCACCACGGCCCCGACGGTGA